The DNA segment GGCTCTTCTCGTGAACATGCACCATGGGCCATTCAAGATTACGGTTTTAATGTGGTCATTGCACCGAGCTTTGCTGATATTTTTTATAATAACTGTGTGAAAAACGGCATTCTACCGATTCGTCTGTTGAGTCATGAAGTGGAAGAACTCATTAAAAAAGGAAAGCACGAAGAGTATAAACTAGAGGTAAATTTGGAACAGCAAACTGTTTTAGGGCAGGATGGAACTCGTTTAGAGTTTGAAATTGATCCTTATTGGAAAGAAATGCTTCTAAAAGGATGGGATGAGATAGAGCTAACATTCCAACACGAGTCTCAAATCACGGCATATGAAGAAAGAATGCAGCAGGCGTAATTATAACTAATAGAGGAGATGGTTTTGTTGGGAATTCATATAGCACAGCAGGTTTATACAGCGCATTTGAAAAGTTAGCACCAATTGTTCACCGTACTCCGTGTAAACAATCGAGCACATTGAACAGAATTACGGGCAGTGAAGTATTTTTAAAACTTGAAAATCTGCAGAAAACAGGGTCTTTCAAAGTTCGGGGAGCGTTCAATAAAATCAGTCAATTATCTGATGAAGAATGTGCAAAAGGGATTATTGCTGCTTCGGCAGGAAACCATGCACAGGGCGTGGCTCTTGCGGGTAGAGAAAAAGGACTGCAAGTAACGATCTTTATGCCGGAAACTACACCAGAAGCGAAAGTGTTGGCAACTAGGCAATATGGAGCGGATGTCAGATTGATTGGAAAGAACTTTGAAGAAGCATACGCAGCGTCCAAAAAAGAGCAACTCTTAACCGGAGCTGCATTCGTCCATCCCTTCGATGATTTGGCTATCATTGAAGGTCAAGCAACGGTTGCAATGGAAATGCTGCAGCAATGTCCAGACTTAGATACCATCGTTGTTCCAGCTGGGGGCGGAGGATTGCTCGCAGGAACAGCGATTGCGGTTAAATTGATTTACCCGTCCGTCCGAGTCATCGGCGTGCAGGCTCAAAGTGCATCCGCAATCTCCTCAATTTTTCATGGAACAACTAATTCACCCATCCCGTTCTCGCCTACAATGGCAGAAGGGATTAATGTGAAAGATCCTGGCAAATTGACAACAAAAATCATCCAGTCTTATGTGGACGACGTCATCACAGTTAGTGAACAGGAAATTGCTTCATCTATTCTCTTTATGCTGGAGCGTGAAAAAATGCTTGTGGAAGGAGCGGGAGCAGCAGCTGTTGCAGCCGTTCTTTATAATCACTTGCCATTTAACTCCGAGAAAACCGGCATTATCGTTAGTGGCGGTAACTTTGATATCGGCAAGTTGGAAGCATGTAGAAAAATTTCGATGAATTTAGGTAAAGCAAATTCTTTTTAACCAGTTAAACCTTCGCTTAAATGCGGAGGTTTTTTGTTTTCGTTAAGAATGTATAAACTTTTGTGATTCTGCTAGTAGGAGGTAACGGGTAGCTATGTTTAATCCCGTTCATTTTGATTTAATCCTGTTTGATTAGTGCTTAATCCTGTTCACACATAGTTTAATCCCGTTCGCGGTCGCTTTAATCCTGTTCAACACGAGTTTATTCCCGTTCGCCCATTTTCTCCCACAAAACACGAAGTGAGAGAGAGAGATTGTTTGATTTTCATATCCACAATGCCAGATAAACGATATCGGCAAATTTACAATGTCAGAAAATCAACCAAGGACCGAACTCTACTAGCCTAGTAAACCAATTATTTCATGTTGACATCCAAATATAGTTTTGTTAATTTAAGAAGTGCGCTTTAGCGCGTTAGCAAACTAAAGGGGATTAAATGTATGAATGCAGTAATTATTGCCGTTTTGATCATGTTAGTCTTGAGCCTAGTTCGGGTCAATGTGGTCTTTGCATTATTGATTGGAGCACTGGCAGGTGGATTGAGTGGTGGCTTATCATTTATGGAGACGCTCACTTCATTTACAGATGGCCTTGGCGCTGGAGCTACAATCGCACTTAGCTACGCCATGCTTGGAGGATTCGCGGTGGCAATTTCTAGAACCGGAATTCCACAGCTTCTAGTAACAGGCATTTTGAAGATTGTTAATAAGGATGGAGAAGCCACGAGAGGAAATTTAGCGAAAGCATTAATCGTCTTTACACTTCTTGCGATGGCAATCTTCTCGCAAAATCTTATTCCAATTCATATAGCGTTTATACCGCTACTCATTCCGCCGATTCTTCACATTTTGAATGAATTGAAAATCGATCGCAGGTTAATTGCAGCGGTGTTGACATTTGGTTTAACGGCTCCATATATTTTACTACCATATGGATTTGGATTGATTTTTCATGAAATTATTGGTGTGCAAATGGAACTCGCAGGTTTAGCGATAAATATTGAGGATATTCCAAAAGCGATGGTCATTCCAGTCGCAGGACTGCTAGTCGGTTTGGTAATCGCAGTTTTCGTTTCCTACAGAAATCCACGTGATTATCACAATAAAGTTAGTAGTATAGAAGAAACTCAAAGAAAAACGGCTTCAAAAAAAGATGTGTTAGTAACCATCGTAGCTCTGTTGGCAGCCTTATACGCTCAAATTCAAACAGAATCAATGATTATTGGAGCGCTAGCGGGAATCTTGGTACTTTATGTATCTGGAACAATGAAGTGGCGTGAAGCGGACGAAGTATTGACAGAAGGCATGCGTATGATGGCCTTTATAGGATTTGTAATGATTACTGCAAATGGCTTTGCTTCCGTTATTCAAGAGACTGGAGAAATAGGCTCACTTGTAGGAAGTGTTTCATCAGTATTAGGTGAAAACAAAGCACTAGCGGCAATGCTTATGCTTGTAATAGGATTACTAATTACAATTGGTATTGGTTCTTCATTTGCAACGATTCCAATAATCGCTGCTATTTTCGTTCCTTTAGCTATGGAGTTTGGTTTTAGTACACTAGCAATCATTGCATTAATAGGAACGGCTGGTGCACTTGGAGATGCAGGATCACCAGCATCAGATAGTACACTTGGTCCAACAGCGGGTCTCAACGCAGATGGTCAACACAATCATATTTGGGATACATGTGTACCGACGTTTGTACATTACAACATTCCGCTAATGGTCTTCGGTTGGATTGCTGTTATGGTGTTATAGGGAGTAAGAACTTAATGTTCGGACTATTCCTTTTGCTATTGAAAGTAAATAAAATTCGGTATACAATAAGTAAGCAT comes from the Paenisporosarcina antarctica genome and includes:
- the leuD gene encoding 3-isopropylmalate dehydratase small subunit, whose product is MKPINKISSVMTPLDRKNVDTDQIISKEFLKRIERTGFGKYLFHHWRFNPDGTTVEDFVLNDQRFNGSEILVAQENFGCGSSREHAPWAIQDYGFNVVIAPSFADIFYNNCVKNGILPIRLLSHEVEELIKKGKHEEYKLEVNLEQQTVLGQDGTRLEFEIDPYWKEMLLKGWDEIELTFQHESQITAYEERMQQA
- a CDS encoding threonine ammonia-lyase; the protein is MVHRTPCKQSSTLNRITGSEVFLKLENLQKTGSFKVRGAFNKISQLSDEECAKGIIAASAGNHAQGVALAGREKGLQVTIFMPETTPEAKVLATRQYGADVRLIGKNFEEAYAASKKEQLLTGAAFVHPFDDLAIIEGQATVAMEMLQQCPDLDTIVVPAGGGGLLAGTAIAVKLIYPSVRVIGVQAQSASAISSIFHGTTNSPIPFSPTMAEGINVKDPGKLTTKIIQSYVDDVITVSEQEIASSILFMLEREKMLVEGAGAAAVAAVLYNHLPFNSEKTGIIVSGGNFDIGKLEACRKISMNLGKANSF
- a CDS encoding Na+/H+ antiporter family protein → MNAVIIAVLIMLVLSLVRVNVVFALLIGALAGGLSGGLSFMETLTSFTDGLGAGATIALSYAMLGGFAVAISRTGIPQLLVTGILKIVNKDGEATRGNLAKALIVFTLLAMAIFSQNLIPIHIAFIPLLIPPILHILNELKIDRRLIAAVLTFGLTAPYILLPYGFGLIFHEIIGVQMELAGLAINIEDIPKAMVIPVAGLLVGLVIAVFVSYRNPRDYHNKVSSIEETQRKTASKKDVLVTIVALLAALYAQIQTESMIIGALAGILVLYVSGTMKWREADEVLTEGMRMMAFIGFVMITANGFASVIQETGEIGSLVGSVSSVLGENKALAAMLMLVIGLLITIGIGSSFATIPIIAAIFVPLAMEFGFSTLAIIALIGTAGALGDAGSPASDSTLGPTAGLNADGQHNHIWDTCVPTFVHYNIPLMVFGWIAVMVL